Proteins co-encoded in one Acinetobacter lwoffii genomic window:
- a CDS encoding LexA family transcriptional regulator, whose protein sequence is MSATEIFERRRNNLAKVIDLLIETQQFKTGKEICEHFGLSASYIAQLLNSKRQIGEKAARELEQQLGLDVFILDQSVEPKVELVSIPEQGRLFQMQVIEQQAFALISLDSPLSFNQDIFHLQSQHYAIQVAGSYYFPSLKPGWWLICDKQAELSTAGILCVYLVNGLQLILQLVSEARDHYEFQSLDESRKVIFQKTDIEKTHSVIAILPTATYSNGRNNSAHHKTG, encoded by the coding sequence ATGAGCGCGACCGAAATATTTGAACGTAGACGAAATAATCTGGCCAAGGTGATTGATCTGCTGATCGAGACGCAGCAATTTAAAACTGGCAAAGAAATCTGTGAGCATTTCGGTTTGTCAGCCTCATATATTGCGCAATTACTGAATAGCAAACGTCAGATCGGGGAGAAGGCTGCAAGGGAACTGGAACAACAACTGGGTCTAGATGTGTTCATTCTAGATCAGTCGGTTGAACCAAAAGTTGAATTAGTTTCAATACCAGAGCAAGGCAGACTATTTCAAATGCAGGTAATAGAACAGCAGGCATTTGCACTTATCTCCCTGGATTCACCGCTCTCATTCAATCAGGATATTTTTCATCTGCAATCACAGCATTATGCGATTCAGGTAGCAGGGTCGTATTATTTTCCCAGCTTAAAACCGGGCTGGTGGCTGATTTGTGACAAACAGGCCGAGTTATCCACTGCAGGCATACTCTGTGTGTATCTGGTCAATGGCCTGCAGCTCATTTTGCAGTTGGTGAGCGAAGCTCGGGATCATTATGAATTCCAAAGTCTGGATGAAAGCAGAAAGGTGATTTTTCAAAAAACCGATATTGAGAAAACCCATTCAGTCATTGCGATTCTTCCCACTGCCACATATTCAAACGGCAGAAATAATTCAGCCCATCATAAGACGGGCTGA
- the secF gene encoding protein translocase subunit SecF, with protein MMTENTQLNQKQYGRPEDERIIPFMKIAMPAALFSILLTVASIFFIATKGLNLGLDFTGGVAAELNYTNPVKPEDVSKALNQAGFNDAVVQTLGSERDLMVRMPVQEDIEAEDLTKAVTAAVQLPNNAAEVPKVDVVGGQVGNELYVRSGGAVALALLLMLVYVTIRFEVKLAMGAVLSLFHDIVVTLGIFAMMQWPFDLTVLAALLAIIGFSLNDNIVVSDRIRENFRKIRGAEPVEIINIALTETLRRTIHTSMTLLLVVLAMMLMGGDGLKWFSIAMFVGVFVGTYSSIYIGTAFALWRGLNRQDFIVQVKPEFEDENQIP; from the coding sequence CTGATGACTGAAAATACTCAACTGAATCAAAAACAGTACGGTCGCCCGGAAGACGAACGCATTATTCCGTTTATGAAGATTGCGATGCCTGCGGCATTGTTTTCAATCCTCTTAACCGTTGCGAGTATCTTCTTTATTGCCACCAAAGGCCTGAACCTCGGTTTAGACTTTACCGGTGGTGTGGCAGCCGAATTAAACTATACCAATCCGGTCAAACCTGAAGATGTCTCCAAGGCATTGAACCAGGCAGGCTTTAATGATGCTGTGGTTCAGACTTTAGGTTCTGAACGTGACCTGATGGTGCGTATGCCGGTTCAGGAAGATATCGAAGCTGAAGACCTGACCAAAGCTGTTACAGCCGCAGTTCAACTGCCAAATAATGCGGCAGAAGTACCGAAGGTTGATGTCGTCGGTGGACAGGTCGGTAATGAGCTCTATGTCCGTTCTGGCGGTGCTGTGGCACTTGCGCTCCTGCTGATGCTGGTCTATGTCACCATCCGCTTTGAGGTCAAGCTGGCTATGGGTGCAGTATTGTCACTGTTCCATGATATCGTCGTTACCCTCGGGATTTTTGCGATGATGCAGTGGCCATTTGACCTGACTGTACTTGCAGCACTCCTTGCAATCATCGGTTTCTCACTGAACGATAATATCGTGGTCTCTGACCGTATCCGTGAGAACTTCCGTAAGATTCGTGGTGCAGAACCGGTCGAGATTATCAACATTGCCCTGACTGAAACCCTGCGTCGTACCATTCATACCTCTATGACCTTATTGCTGGTGGTGCTTGCCATGATGCTGATGGGTGGTGATGGTCTGAAATGGTTCTCGATCGCGATGTTTGTCGGTGTCTTTGTCGGGACCTATTCGTCGATCTATATCGGTACGGCCTTTGCCTTGTGGCGTGGTCTGAACCGTCAGGACTTTATTGTTCAGGTGAAACCAGAATTTGAAGACGAGAACCAGATTCCATAA
- the secD gene encoding protein translocase subunit SecD, translated as MRYPAWKYVLILVVLVISTLYALPSLYPDEPAVQISGAKAGTQIDASIVQKAEQILKTENIATHDNSFGNNAALLRVDSSESQLKAKEALRRGLGDDYVVALNLAPTTPEWLQKIGAKPMKLGLDLRGGVHFLLEVDMDKAISQRMETSATDLRRQLRDNNLKFNSLNLSNNTIVMQFANNDDRSATMDFLRRNGNEFTQQAVATETGSTLRLNYTDVRKQEIESYAVNQNLTTLRNRINELGVAEALVQTQGSNRIVVELPGVQDTAEAKRVLGRTANLEFRLVSDLNDQYIDPYTGQATGALPPGTEVFAYESLDSGRQLLLNRNRILTGERVQNASSGFSQDTGGAEVNITLDSAGGKLMSDATRNAVGKRMAVLFIENKQRINYVEDPATGTQTEVRTPYTESVVINAATIQAVLGSQFRITGLDSPQEAAELALMLRAGALAAPMYFVEERVIGPSLGQENIDKGVLSTQIGFLLVAIWMVVFFRLFGVIANFALVFNLAMILTVMSWIGASLTLPGIAGIVITIGMAVDANVLICERIREEMKWGASPKQAIVAGYDRAYNTIFDSNLTTFLVAFILFAIGTGPIKGFAVTLMIGIVCSMFTAITVTRAVVQLIYGKKRNLKKLSI; from the coding sequence ATGCGTTACCCAGCATGGAAATATGTACTGATCCTGGTTGTCCTGGTGATCAGTACCTTATATGCCCTGCCAAGTTTGTATCCAGATGAACCTGCTGTACAGATTTCGGGTGCCAAAGCCGGTACTCAAATTGATGCAAGCATCGTACAAAAAGCAGAGCAAATTTTAAAAACTGAAAATATTGCCACCCATGACAATAGCTTTGGCAACAATGCAGCTTTATTACGTGTAGATTCAAGTGAATCGCAGCTTAAAGCTAAAGAGGCTTTACGTCGTGGTTTAGGTGATGATTACGTGGTTGCACTGAACCTTGCCCCGACCACCCCAGAATGGCTGCAAAAAATTGGTGCCAAACCAATGAAGCTTGGCCTGGATTTACGTGGTGGTGTTCACTTCTTGCTTGAAGTGGATATGGACAAGGCTATTTCCCAGCGTATGGAAACCTCTGCGACGGATCTACGTCGTCAGTTGCGTGATAACAACCTGAAATTTAATAGCCTGAATTTAAGCAACAACACCATTGTGATGCAGTTTGCCAACAATGATGACCGTTCTGCAACGATGGACTTCTTGCGCCGTAATGGCAATGAGTTTACCCAGCAGGCTGTTGCGACCGAGACCGGTTCGACCTTACGTCTAAACTATACTGATGTGCGTAAGCAAGAAATTGAATCTTATGCTGTCAATCAGAACTTGACCACTTTACGTAACCGTATTAACGAGTTAGGTGTGGCAGAAGCACTGGTTCAAACTCAGGGCAGCAACCGTATTGTGGTTGAGCTTCCTGGTGTGCAGGATACCGCTGAAGCGAAACGTGTCTTAGGTCGTACCGCGAACCTCGAGTTCCGTCTGGTGTCTGACCTGAATGATCAATATATTGATCCATATACCGGTCAGGCAACGGGTGCATTGCCACCAGGTACAGAAGTCTTTGCTTATGAGTCACTGGACAGTGGTCGTCAGCTCCTCTTGAACCGTAACCGTATCTTAACCGGTGAACGTGTTCAGAATGCATCAAGTGGCTTTAGCCAAGACACAGGCGGTGCTGAAGTTAACATTACCTTGGACAGCGCAGGCGGCAAACTGATGTCGGATGCCACCCGTAATGCGGTCGGCAAACGTATGGCCGTCTTGTTCATCGAGAACAAGCAGCGCATTAATTATGTGGAAGACCCTGCGACCGGCACTCAGACTGAAGTTCGTACCCCGTATACTGAATCTGTAGTCATTAACGCTGCAACCATTCAGGCAGTACTGGGTTCTCAGTTCCGTATTACTGGCCTGGACTCGCCGCAAGAAGCTGCTGAACTTGCCTTGATGCTGCGTGCAGGTGCGTTGGCTGCGCCAATGTATTTTGTTGAAGAACGTGTAATTGGTCCAAGTCTGGGTCAAGAAAACATCGATAAAGGTGTACTTTCAACTCAGATCGGTTTCCTTCTGGTCGCCATCTGGATGGTGGTATTCTTCCGTCTGTTTGGTGTGATTGCCAACTTTGCCTTGGTCTTTAACCTGGCGATGATTTTGACAGTCATGTCTTGGATTGGCGCTTCCCTTACCCTTCCGGGTATTGCCGGTATCGTCATTACCATCGGTATGGCGGTCGATGCCAACGTACTGATCTGTGAACGAATACGGGAAGAAATGAAATGGGGAGCTTCGCCAAAACAGGCGATTGTGGCCGGTTATGATCGTGCCTATAACACCATTTTCGACTCGAACTTGACCACATTCCTGGTGGCGTTCATTCTGTTCGCGATTGGTACAGGTCCGATCAAAGGCTTTGCCGTAACCCTGATGATTGGTATTGTCTGCTCGATGTTTACTGCCATTACAGTAACGCGTGCCGTGGTACAGCTCATTTATGGCAAAAAACGTAACTTGAAAAAGTTGAGCATTTAA
- the yajC gene encoding preprotein translocase subunit YajC: MSLFISTAHAAGEAAQQPSMMANLLMIAVFIAIFYFLIWRPQSKRAKEHRALVDSLGVGSEVVFAGGLMGKITKIEGDFAVVELSRGVEVKVQRASVISVLPEGTLNNL, translated from the coding sequence ATGAGCCTTTTTATTTCGACTGCTCACGCTGCAGGTGAAGCTGCACAACAACCAAGCATGATGGCGAACCTTTTGATGATTGCTGTTTTTATTGCAATCTTCTATTTCTTGATCTGGCGTCCTCAATCTAAACGTGCCAAAGAACACCGTGCTTTGGTCGACAGCCTTGGCGTTGGCAGTGAAGTGGTATTTGCAGGCGGATTAATGGGCAAAATCACCAAGATTGAAGGTGACTTCGCAGTGGTTGAATTGAGCCGTGGTGTAGAAGTCAAAGTTCAACGTGCAAGTGTGATTTCAGTCCTCCCTGAAGGCACTTTAAATAACCTTTAA
- the tgt gene encoding tRNA guanosine(34) transglycosylase Tgt, translated as MKFEKLGQSGRARRGRLTLEHGVVETPMFMPVGTYGTVKGLLPRDIKEIKSQVILGNTFHLYLRPGLDVIREHGGLHGFMKWNSPILTDSGGFQVFSLGAMRKIKEEGVTFRSPIDGSKVFLSPEISMDIQHTLNSDIVMIFDECTPYPATHEEAQKSLQLSLRWAKRCKTQHHDVLKNRNALFGIIQGGMYEDLRDESLKGLLEIDFDGYAIGGLSVGEPKEEMIKVLDYLPEKMPADKPRYLMGVGKPEDIVEAVRRGVDMFDCVMPTRNARNGHYFVTDGLVRIRNAKYRHDQSPLDPHCDCYTCTNFTRAYLFHLEKCGEMLGSMLGTIHNLRYYLRLTEAMRDALDNGTFDEFVHDFYARRGLEVPPCPQD; from the coding sequence ATGAAGTTTGAAAAATTAGGTCAGTCGGGCCGTGCCCGTCGTGGTCGTTTAACGCTTGAACATGGTGTGGTGGAAACCCCGATGTTCATGCCTGTGGGTACTTATGGTACGGTCAAGGGCCTGTTGCCACGCGACATTAAAGAGATCAAATCTCAAGTCATTCTGGGCAATACTTTCCATTTGTATCTACGTCCAGGACTGGATGTAATTCGTGAACATGGCGGCCTGCACGGATTTATGAAATGGAATAGTCCAATTTTGACCGATTCAGGCGGCTTCCAGGTCTTCAGTCTGGGCGCAATGCGTAAAATTAAAGAAGAAGGTGTCACCTTCCGCTCGCCGATTGATGGTTCAAAAGTATTTTTATCGCCTGAAATTTCAATGGATATTCAGCACACGCTGAACTCTGACATTGTGATGATTTTTGATGAATGTACCCCGTACCCTGCGACGCATGAAGAAGCGCAAAAATCTTTGCAACTGTCTTTACGCTGGGCCAAACGCTGTAAAACCCAGCATCATGACGTGCTGAAAAACCGTAATGCGCTGTTCGGTATTATTCAAGGCGGCATGTATGAAGATTTACGCGATGAATCTTTAAAAGGCCTGCTTGAAATCGACTTTGATGGTTATGCGATTGGCGGTCTGTCCGTTGGCGAACCCAAAGAGGAAATGATCAAGGTTCTGGATTATCTTCCAGAAAAAATGCCGGCAGATAAACCGCGTTATTTGATGGGTGTCGGCAAGCCCGAAGATATTGTGGAAGCGGTACGTCGTGGTGTCGATATGTTTGACTGCGTGATGCCAACCCGGAATGCACGTAATGGTCACTATTTTGTGACAGACGGTCTGGTACGGATCCGTAATGCGAAATATCGTCATGATCAAAGCCCACTCGATCCACATTGCGATTGCTATACCTGTACCAACTTCACCCGCGCCTATTTATTCCACCTCGAAAAATGTGGAGAAATGCTTGGTTCGATGCTGGGTACGATTCATAATCTGCGCTATTACCTGCGTTTGACTGAAGCGATGCGTGATGCATTAGACAACGGTACATTTGACGAATTTGTTCATGACTTTTATGCCCGCCGTGGCCTGGAAGTGCCACCTTGTCCGCAAGATTAA
- a CDS encoding DUF4303 domain-containing protein — translation MLDYLEHLQQTLVEEFYRLYDHYQDDQIYACSLVFDEFLLLDDLAISTERSIFKDPENPQQYLAEQDRWNVRKWRYRAHALPDSGLIPFKTLLADYFKTQHSFGHPVLAQQKQLHATHLDLLLESFKQAKHRLSEAYGLDLDGILFFMSLPTQVEFECQSAQTLNPEHIHLQKFLASRQTTHLPAMQKRLKLSQNDKDILIDLEQMLVMEPYDYLQVAQDAYLLTLESYFVDSNIYIQKLIQHIAAMASEPDGSCALSREDIQQRLQQFSTHPPISPNVPLLQR, via the coding sequence ATGCTGGATTATTTAGAGCACTTGCAACAGACGCTGGTCGAGGAATTTTATCGGTTATACGACCATTATCAGGATGATCAAATCTATGCCTGTAGTCTGGTCTTTGACGAATTTTTACTGCTGGATGATCTGGCCATCTCGACTGAACGCAGTATTTTTAAAGATCCGGAAAATCCACAGCAATATCTGGCGGAACAGGATCGCTGGAATGTCCGGAAGTGGCGTTATCGGGCCCACGCTTTGCCCGACTCTGGACTTATCCCCTTTAAAACCTTACTGGCCGATTATTTTAAAACCCAGCACAGCTTTGGCCATCCGGTATTGGCACAGCAAAAACAGCTGCACGCGACGCATCTGGATTTATTGCTGGAGAGTTTTAAACAGGCCAAACATCGTCTTTCTGAAGCCTATGGTCTGGATCTGGATGGCATCCTGTTTTTCATGAGCCTGCCCACCCAAGTCGAATTTGAATGCCAATCTGCACAGACACTTAATCCTGAGCATATTCATTTACAGAAATTTCTGGCATCCAGACAAACTACTCATTTACCTGCCATGCAGAAACGCTTGAAACTCTCGCAAAACGACAAAGATATCTTGATTGATCTAGAGCAGATGCTGGTGATGGAGCCTTATGACTATTTGCAAGTGGCACAAGATGCCTATTTGCTAACCTTGGAATCCTACTTTGTCGATAGCAATATTTATATCCAGAAACTGATCCAGCATATCGCTGCAATGGCCTCAGAACCGGATGGCAGCTGCGCCCTCAGCCGGGAAGATATTCAGCAGCGCTTACAGCAGTTTTCTACACATCCCCCAATATCTCCGAATGTTCCCTTGCTTCAGCGATAA
- a CDS encoding LemA family protein has protein sequence MGFLILCLVIVALIVAIIMIRNSIVRHHNATIRAWSDVASYERQKLKILDGLQPLVEQYSSFEKGTLEKVTELRQNIINLNIKDADIGQLQRIESLNKQLMHSLNVVIENYPELKANDIYLKMMAEIEEQNENVGAAITIYNRNVELFNNQIQIFPHNIINNMLLRKKVVRPFRDQSVTQNFDYRPNFH, from the coding sequence ATGGGATTTTTGATTTTATGTTTGGTCATTGTGGCACTGATTGTCGCGATTATCATGATCCGCAACAGTATTGTCCGTCATCACAACGCCACGATTCGCGCCTGGTCGGATGTCGCCAGTTATGAACGGCAAAAACTGAAAATTCTGGATGGGCTGCAACCGCTGGTCGAGCAATACTCGAGTTTTGAAAAAGGCACGCTAGAAAAAGTCACCGAACTGCGTCAGAACATCATAAACCTGAATATCAAGGATGCCGATATTGGACAATTACAACGCATTGAAAGTCTGAACAAACAGTTAATGCATAGCCTGAATGTCGTGATTGAAAATTATCCGGAACTGAAAGCCAATGACATCTATCTGAAAATGATGGCTGAAATTGAAGAACAGAATGAAAATGTCGGTGCGGCGATTACCATTTATAATCGCAATGTCGAGCTGTTTAACAACCAGATCCAGATTTTTCCGCACAACATCATTAATAATATGTTACTCAGAAAAAAAGTGGTACGTCCATTCCGTGATCAAAGCGTGACACAGAATTTTGATTACCGTCCGAACTTTCACTGA
- the queA gene encoding tRNA preQ1(34) S-adenosylmethionine ribosyltransferase-isomerase QueA, with protein sequence MQLSDFNFDLPDELIARYPLETRSASRLLHLDAQGQYHDHQFTDILDLLEDGDLLVLNDTKVMKARLKGKRASGGAVEVLVERMQDRFIAYCHIKASNTPKAGAELFIGPDAVKVTVQGRHENLFIVEFSQPILDVLDQYGALPIPPYFNREAEEIDTERYQTVFNDPTKLASVAAPTASLHFDADLLAKLEAKGIQKTFVTLHVGAGTFLPVRTDDIQNHIMHSEWCDVPETAVEMIRQTKARGNKVISVGTTATRAVESAAQAHNGELAAWTGDTQIFIYPGYQFKVVDRLITNFHLPESTLLMLVSALSNRDNILNAYKHAVDSQYRFFSYGDAMLIDQAK encoded by the coding sequence ATGCAACTTTCTGATTTTAATTTTGATCTCCCCGATGAGCTGATTGCTCGCTACCCACTGGAAACACGCAGTGCCTCTCGCCTGTTGCACCTCGATGCCCAAGGTCAATATCATGACCATCAATTTACCGATATTCTGGATTTACTTGAAGACGGCGACTTGTTGGTATTAAACGACACCAAAGTCATGAAGGCCCGTTTAAAAGGTAAACGTGCTTCAGGCGGTGCGGTAGAAGTGCTGGTTGAGCGTATGCAAGATCGCTTTATTGCCTATTGTCATATTAAGGCCAGCAACACTCCGAAAGCCGGTGCAGAACTTTTTATTGGCCCGGATGCAGTGAAAGTGACCGTACAAGGCCGTCATGAAAATCTGTTTATTGTAGAATTTTCACAACCAATTCTCGATGTGCTGGATCAATACGGCGCCTTGCCGATTCCGCCTTATTTCAACCGTGAAGCGGAAGAGATTGATACTGAACGTTATCAAACCGTGTTTAATGACCCAACCAAACTGGCCAGCGTTGCAGCACCTACTGCCAGCCTGCATTTTGATGCCGATCTGTTGGCAAAATTGGAAGCCAAAGGGATTCAAAAAACTTTTGTGACCCTACATGTTGGTGCAGGTACTTTCCTGCCAGTGCGTACCGATGATATTCAAAATCACATCATGCACAGCGAATGGTGCGACGTCCCTGAAACTGCGGTCGAGATGATTCGTCAGACTAAAGCCCGCGGTAATAAAGTAATTTCTGTAGGCACGACTGCCACCCGTGCAGTCGAAAGTGCAGCACAAGCACATAACGGTGAACTGGCAGCCTGGACAGGTGATACCCAGATTTTCATCTATCCGGGTTATCAGTTTAAAGTGGTCGATCGTTTGATCACTAACTTCCATTTACCAGAATCGACCCTGTTAATGCTTGTGTCTGCCTTGTCCAATCGTGACAATATTCTGAATGCTTATAAGCATGCAGTAGACAGCCAGTATCGCTTCTTCAGTTATGGCGATGCCATGCTGATTGATCAGGCGAAATAA
- a CDS encoding NADP-dependent isocitrate dehydrogenase, whose translation MAGGKSTIIYTLTDEAPLLATYSLLPIIETFTKPAGVEIVKSDISVAVRVLSEFTDYLSEEQKVPDTLAELGRLTQDPDTNIIKLPNISASVGQLTACIKELQSKGYAIPDYPENPTTEEEKAIKARYSKCLGSAVNPVLREGNSDRRAPAAVKNYVKKHPHSMSEWKQWSQTHVSHMDEGDFYHGEKSMTLDRARDVKMELITKSGETIVLKPKVALQDGEIIDSMFMSKKALCDFYEKELEDCREAGILFSLHVKATMMKVSHPIVFGHCVRIYYKEAFEKHGKLFDELGINVNNGMAGLYEKIEALPTSQREEIIRDLHACQEHRPALAMVDSAKGITNFHSPNDVIVDASMPAMIRGGGKMWGADGKPYDCKAVMPESTFARIYQEMINFCKWNGNFDPKTMGTVPNVGLMAQKAEEYGSHDKTFEISEAGVANIVDLETGEVLMSQNVEEGDIWRMCQVKDAPIRDWVKLAVTRARNSGMPAIFWLDPYRPHENELIKKVEKYLKDHDTTGLDIQIMSQVRAMRYTLERVARGLDTISVTGNILRDYLTDLFPIMELGTSAKMLSIVPLMAGGGMYETGAGGSAPKHVQQLVEENHLRWDSLGEFMALAVSLEEMGIKEGNDDIKLLAKTLDQATGKLLDNDKSPSRRTGELDNRGSHFYLAKFWAEELAAQDENAELKAKFAPLAKTLAENEEKIVAELAAVQGKSVDIGGYYAVDQEKVNAVMRPSATLNAALETI comes from the coding sequence ATGGCTGGTGGAAAGTCAACTATCATTTACACACTGACCGACGAGGCGCCATTACTGGCGACTTATTCTCTGCTGCCGATCATTGAGACCTTTACTAAGCCAGCTGGCGTTGAGATCGTCAAAAGTGACATCTCTGTAGCTGTGCGCGTGCTCTCCGAATTTACAGATTACCTAAGCGAAGAGCAAAAGGTGCCTGACACTCTAGCTGAGCTAGGTCGTCTTACACAAGATCCAGACACGAACATTATCAAACTCCCAAATATCAGTGCTTCTGTTGGCCAGCTAACAGCGTGTATCAAGGAACTTCAGTCTAAAGGCTATGCAATCCCTGACTATCCTGAAAACCCGACCACTGAAGAAGAAAAAGCAATCAAGGCACGTTATAGCAAATGTCTTGGTTCAGCAGTAAACCCTGTTCTACGTGAAGGTAACTCAGACCGTCGTGCGCCTGCTGCCGTTAAAAACTACGTGAAAAAACACCCGCACTCTATGAGCGAGTGGAAACAGTGGTCTCAAACTCACGTTTCACACATGGACGAAGGTGACTTCTACCACGGCGAAAAGTCAATGACTTTAGACCGCGCACGTGATGTGAAAATGGAATTGATCACCAAGTCTGGTGAAACCATTGTTCTTAAGCCAAAAGTTGCGCTTCAAGACGGCGAAATCATCGACTCAATGTTCATGAGCAAGAAAGCACTTTGCGACTTCTACGAGAAAGAACTTGAAGACTGTCGTGAAGCAGGCATTCTGTTCTCTTTACACGTTAAAGCAACCATGATGAAAGTGTCTCATCCAATCGTCTTTGGTCACTGTGTAAGAATCTACTACAAAGAAGCATTCGAAAAACATGGCAAGCTTTTTGATGAGCTTGGCATTAATGTCAATAACGGTATGGCCGGTCTTTACGAGAAGATCGAGGCGCTTCCGACTTCTCAACGTGAAGAAATCATCCGTGACCTGCACGCTTGTCAAGAACACCGTCCAGCACTGGCGATGGTTGATTCAGCAAAAGGCATCACTAACTTCCACTCTCCTAACGACGTCATTGTAGATGCTTCTATGCCTGCCATGATCCGTGGTGGCGGTAAAATGTGGGGCGCTGATGGCAAACCTTACGACTGTAAAGCAGTTATGCCTGAATCTACATTCGCGCGTATTTACCAGGAAATGATCAATTTCTGTAAGTGGAATGGTAATTTTGATCCAAAAACCATGGGTACTGTACCGAACGTTGGTTTGATGGCACAAAAAGCTGAAGAATACGGTTCACATGACAAGACTTTCGAGATCTCTGAAGCCGGTGTTGCAAACATCGTTGATCTTGAAACTGGTGAAGTGTTGATGTCACAAAACGTGGAAGAAGGCGATATCTGGCGTATGTGTCAGGTGAAAGACGCACCGATCCGCGACTGGGTAAAACTTGCAGTTACTCGTGCACGCAACTCTGGCATGCCGGCAATCTTCTGGCTTGACCCGTACCGTCCACACGAAAACGAACTGATCAAGAAAGTTGAAAAATACCTGAAAGATCATGACACCACTGGTCTTGACATCCAGATCATGTCACAAGTACGTGCAATGCGTTATACGCTTGAACGTGTGGCTCGCGGTCTAGATACTATTTCGGTAACAGGTAACATCCTGCGTGACTACCTGACTGACTTGTTCCCGATCATGGAATTGGGTACATCTGCGAAAATGTTGTCAATCGTGCCATTAATGGCGGGTGGCGGCATGTACGAAACAGGTGCAGGTGGTTCTGCTCCTAAGCACGTACAGCAGTTAGTTGAAGAAAACCACTTACGTTGGGATTCACTCGGTGAATTCATGGCGTTGGCGGTATCTTTAGAAGAAATGGGTATTAAAGAAGGCAATGACGACATCAAGTTACTTGCTAAAACTTTAGACCAAGCGACTGGTAAATTGCTAGATAACGACAAGTCTCCTTCTCGTCGTACTGGCGAATTGGACAACCGTGGTAGCCATTTCTACCTGGCGAAATTCTGGGCTGAAGAACTTGCTGCTCAAGACGAAAATGCTGAATTGAAAGCGAAATTTGCACCACTTGCAAAAACTTTAGCTGAAAATGAAGAGAAAATCGTTGCTGAGCTTGCAGCAGTTCAAGGCAAATCAGTAGACATCGGCGGTTACTACGCAGTTGATCAAGAGAAAGTAAATGCAGTGATGCGTCCAAGTGCAACTTTGAATGCAGCGCTTGAAACGATCTAA
- a CDS encoding DUF1543 domain-containing protein, with translation MPSLFIVMLGGRHARANTEVHDVVLAVGGSLEDTYPQLKNAWFAEQKGLHIDAWAQINGLEFEGKSYVLQFTDAQPQQSDEKLWLINLGGYDPREFGELHRYVLVVAQNAMVAKQRGKAYFARHWQKQHTDRVLDVDDCIAIDQVYGHYVQLLEGSFSGNRWENTYLTI, from the coding sequence ATGCCCAGCCTGTTTATTGTAATGCTCGGTGGTCGTCATGCCCGTGCCAATACAGAAGTTCATGATGTGGTTTTGGCTGTGGGGGGGAGTCTGGAAGATACCTATCCGCAATTAAAAAATGCCTGGTTTGCGGAACAGAAAGGCTTGCATATTGATGCCTGGGCGCAAATCAACGGGCTAGAGTTCGAGGGCAAGTCCTATGTGCTGCAATTTACTGATGCACAGCCACAGCAATCCGATGAAAAACTTTGGCTGATTAATCTGGGTGGTTATGATCCACGTGAGTTTGGTGAGTTACATCGTTATGTGTTGGTGGTTGCGCAGAATGCTATGGTCGCTAAACAGCGCGGTAAAGCTTACTTCGCCCGGCACTGGCAAAAACAGCATACCGACCGCGTGCTGGATGTAGATGACTGTATTGCCATCGATCAGGTTTATGGCCACTACGTACAACTGCTAGAGGGTAGTTTTAGCGGCAATCGCTGGGAAAATACTTATCTCACGATTTAA